The following proteins come from a genomic window of Posidoniimonas polymericola:
- a CDS encoding PAS domain-containing protein, whose translation MPSPLSEPASTANLAEQLAEERRRREVAEAQLDRRYERLTDNPAVDYFIYAADNDSRLTYVSPSVARILGFQPSAMVGRDWREFVDAASSTYSMAEENELALLDGADSPTKVIMLKCASGRSAPMEVTPRTLHSPSGSVIGHEGMCKAACPQDEVATRLRAISDELEVSVRRRTSELEYRIEFEKVLVSLSTGFINLTADDVDEAIDESLRRVGEFLGVDRCSIRLFEDRFALGELTHEWYVDGCASLLPAVSGLCADEFEWELGELASGRHFMLDDTSHAPVEAKCFRMLYEKYDVRSALHYPLMIGDALTGMVNCATVGRRFRWRDEHLALIRVFVEVVGNTLERLDSQRRLAESERRLHEIVRDQTEMIIRWTAEGGHRFVNDAVSRFLGKPADQIIGTPVLDNVHREDLARVRKKLAGLTPEAPLAVDEHRVVRTDGSLAWYQWVDRALFDDRGNFIEYQSVGRDITGLKRTQEELERRLNFEELVLGISTRLINPPLDKREETLSGVLEELGEFTGVDRSFIYLLDQARQEWKLRYYWSSPTAPPVFQGVQTIPVDSLPWPEESIRRGVPFHMPSLDSLPENTTEFRAALVAMHTKSFINVPMLAEGQVVGYMGFATHQHERTWTDEEIALLRLIGEILVSTMARDAAERASEENRELLRLAIEGVEEGVYDWDIEHARVVVSDHWLRTLGLPPGENSRSEDAWRERIHPDDWDQAERAMHRHFAGETPVFEAEYRIRHADGQFRWNLNRGRVIRRSESGRPLRMVGVDRDITDMIEAREKRRVLEAQLAHLGRVATMGETVAGIAHEVNQPLHAAATFNAAARSALSSGKTEKAESLYQKSSEQISRAGDIIRHMREYTRPRQTDITFLDINQLLRRSAEFVMGYNTHAQASLIFDLEEGLPQVQGDAVQLQQVAVNLIQNGVDAIRDGGVADGEIRISTRLGERAVEVRVSDNGKGADAEDPDELFNAFFSTKPQGMGIGLALCRRIVETHNGVIQASQNEQAGMTFTVRIPVAESND comes from the coding sequence ATGCCCTCGCCCCTCTCAGAACCCGCTAGCACGGCAAACTTGGCCGAGCAGCTCGCCGAAGAGCGGCGGCGGCGGGAGGTGGCCGAGGCGCAGCTCGACCGCCGCTACGAGCGGCTGACCGACAACCCAGCAGTCGACTACTTCATTTACGCCGCGGACAACGACAGCCGACTAACGTACGTCAGCCCGTCGGTCGCACGGATCCTCGGCTTCCAGCCGTCCGCGATGGTCGGCCGGGACTGGCGCGAGTTTGTCGACGCCGCCTCGTCAACCTACTCGATGGCCGAAGAGAACGAGCTCGCTCTGCTCGACGGCGCCGACTCGCCAACCAAGGTCATCATGCTGAAGTGCGCCAGCGGCAGGTCGGCGCCGATGGAGGTCACCCCCCGCACGCTGCACTCGCCCTCGGGGTCGGTGATCGGGCACGAGGGGATGTGCAAGGCCGCCTGCCCGCAGGACGAGGTGGCGACTCGGCTGCGGGCGATCAGCGACGAGCTCGAGGTGAGCGTCCGCCGCCGCACGAGTGAGCTCGAGTACCGGATCGAGTTCGAGAAGGTGCTGGTGTCGTTGAGCACCGGGTTCATCAACCTGACCGCCGACGACGTCGACGAGGCGATCGACGAGTCGCTGCGGCGGGTGGGCGAGTTCCTGGGCGTCGACCGCTGCTCGATCCGGCTCTTCGAAGACCGCTTCGCGCTCGGCGAGCTTACCCACGAGTGGTACGTCGACGGGTGCGCCTCGCTGCTGCCGGCTGTGAGTGGACTCTGCGCCGACGAGTTCGAGTGGGAGCTGGGTGAACTGGCCAGCGGGCGGCACTTCATGCTGGACGACACCAGCCACGCCCCGGTCGAGGCCAAGTGCTTCCGGATGCTGTACGAGAAGTACGACGTCCGCTCCGCGCTGCACTACCCGCTGATGATCGGCGACGCGCTGACCGGCATGGTGAACTGCGCGACGGTCGGGCGGCGTTTCCGCTGGCGGGACGAGCACCTCGCGCTGATCCGGGTGTTTGTCGAGGTTGTGGGGAACACGCTCGAACGGCTCGACTCGCAGCGTCGTCTGGCCGAGAGCGAGCGGCGGCTGCACGAGATCGTCCGTGACCAGACCGAGATGATCATCCGCTGGACCGCCGAGGGCGGTCACCGGTTTGTCAACGACGCCGTGTCCCGGTTCCTCGGCAAGCCGGCCGACCAGATCATCGGCACGCCGGTGCTGGACAACGTCCACCGTGAGGACCTTGCCCGCGTGCGTAAGAAGCTCGCGGGGCTGACACCCGAGGCGCCGCTGGCGGTCGACGAGCACCGCGTCGTGCGGACCGACGGCTCGCTCGCCTGGTACCAGTGGGTCGACCGCGCCCTGTTCGACGACCGCGGGAACTTTATCGAGTACCAGTCGGTCGGCCGCGACATCACCGGCCTGAAGCGGACCCAGGAGGAGCTTGAACGCCGGCTGAACTTCGAGGAGCTGGTGCTCGGCATCAGCACCCGCCTGATCAACCCGCCGCTGGACAAACGCGAAGAGACTCTCAGCGGCGTCCTCGAGGAGCTGGGCGAGTTTACCGGCGTCGACCGCAGCTTCATCTACCTGCTCGACCAGGCGCGTCAGGAGTGGAAGCTCCGCTACTACTGGTCGTCGCCCACGGCGCCACCGGTATTCCAGGGCGTGCAGACGATACCGGTCGACTCTCTGCCGTGGCCCGAGGAATCGATTCGGCGGGGCGTCCCCTTCCACATGCCGAGCCTCGACTCGCTGCCCGAAAACACGACCGAGTTCCGCGCGGCGCTGGTCGCGATGCACACCAAATCGTTCATCAACGTGCCGATGCTGGCTGAGGGTCAGGTGGTGGGCTACATGGGTTTCGCCACCCACCAGCACGAGCGGACCTGGACCGACGAGGAGATCGCGCTGCTGCGTCTCATCGGTGAGATCCTGGTGAGCACCATGGCCCGCGACGCCGCGGAACGCGCGTCGGAAGAGAACCGTGAGCTGCTGCGGCTCGCGATCGAGGGCGTCGAAGAGGGCGTGTACGACTGGGACATCGAGCACGCTCGGGTGGTCGTCAGCGACCATTGGCTCCGCACCCTGGGACTGCCGCCCGGCGAGAACAGCCGCAGCGAAGACGCCTGGCGTGAGCGGATCCACCCGGACGACTGGGACCAGGCCGAGCGGGCAATGCACCGGCACTTCGCCGGCGAGACCCCGGTCTTCGAGGCCGAGTACCGCATCCGGCACGCCGACGGGCAGTTCCGCTGGAACCTGAACCGCGGCCGCGTGATCCGCCGTAGCGAATCGGGCCGGCCGCTGCGGATGGTCGGCGTCGACCGCGACATCACCGACATGATCGAGGCCCGCGAGAAACGCCGCGTCCTCGAGGCCCAGCTCGCCCACCTTGGGCGGGTCGCGACCATGGGCGAGACGGTCGCCGGCATCGCCCACGAGGTCAACCAGCCGCTGCACGCCGCGGCGACCTTCAACGCCGCCGCCCGCAGCGCGCTGAGCTCCGGCAAAACCGAGAAGGCCGAGAGCCTGTACCAGAAGTCGTCGGAGCAGATCTCGCGGGCGGGCGACATCATCCGCCACATGCGCGAGTACACCCGGCCCCGCCAGACCGACATCACGTTCCTCGACATCAACCAGCTGCTGAGGCGGTCGGCCGAGTTCGTGATGGGCTACAACACCCACGCCCAGGCTTCGCTGATCTTCGACCTGGAAGAGGGGCTGCCGCAGGTTCAGGGCGACGCCGTGCAGCTGCAGCAGGTGGCGGTCAACCTGATCCAGAACGGCGTCGACGCGATCCGCGACGGCGGGGTCGCCGACGGCGAGATCCGCATCTCGACCCGGCTCGGCGAGCGGGCCGTCGAGGTCCGCGTCTCGGACAACGGCAAGGGCGCCGACGCCGAAGACCCCGACGAGCTGTTCAACGCGTTCTTCTCGACCAAGCCCCAGGGCATGGGCATCGGCCTGGCCCTCTGCCGCCGCATCGTCGAGACCCACAACGGCGTCATCCAGGCCAGCCAGAACGAGCAGGCCGGCATGACGTTTACCGTCCGCATCCCGGTAGCCGAATCGAACGACTGA
- the trmB gene encoding tRNA (guanosine(46)-N7)-methyltransferase TrmB: MGRRALKRIDKNLDYGWHLLEFEDLPESCTSQTLFGDDAPLEFEIGSGKGLFMRTASGAQPEHNFLGVEISFSYARHSAARLAQAERTNARMLAGCGQRLLREFVPTDSLEAVHVYFPDPWWKKRHHKRRVLNEAFLLQAHRTLRPGGKLHFWTDVQEYYTATLELIAASVPLDGPHDVPATPATHELDYRTHFERRTRLADQPVYRAEFIKLRAE; this comes from the coding sequence ATGGGCCGCCGCGCGCTAAAGCGAATCGACAAGAACCTCGACTACGGCTGGCACCTGCTCGAGTTCGAAGACCTGCCCGAAAGCTGCACTTCGCAGACGCTCTTCGGCGACGACGCCCCGCTCGAGTTTGAGATCGGCAGCGGCAAGGGGCTGTTCATGCGGACCGCCTCGGGTGCCCAGCCGGAGCACAACTTCCTGGGCGTTGAGATCTCGTTCAGCTACGCCCGGCACTCGGCGGCCCGGCTGGCCCAGGCCGAGCGGACGAACGCTCGGATGCTGGCCGGCTGCGGCCAGCGGCTGCTGCGGGAGTTTGTGCCCACCGACAGCCTCGAGGCGGTGCACGTCTACTTTCCGGACCCGTGGTGGAAGAAGCGGCACCACAAGCGGCGGGTGCTCAATGAGGCGTTCCTGCTGCAGGCCCACCGCACCCTGCGGCCCGGCGGGAAGCTTCACTTCTGGACCGACGTGCAGGAGTACTACACGGCGACCCTCGAGCTGATCGCCGCGAGCGTGCCGCTCGACGGCCCCCACGACGTGCCGGCCACGCCAGCCACCCACGAGCTGGACTATCGCACCCACTTCGAACGCCGCACTCGGCTGGCCGACCAGCCTGTCTACCGCGCCGAGTTTATCAAGCTCCGCGCCGAGTAA
- a CDS encoding 3-hydroxyacyl-ACP dehydratase FabZ family protein: MSSKDLIVDPATIDCDTISADLEAIREFNPQRFEMEQLTAVVRDDAEAGVVIAYRDTSEADFWVRGHMPGMPLMPGVIMCEASAQACSYLARSHNLVGDRPLGFGGLDDVRFRGPVTPGDRLVIVAQRTRFRPGAMVVFRFQCFVGTTLVCEGQMRGVPLPSIA, translated from the coding sequence GTGTCTAGCAAGGACCTGATAGTCGATCCGGCAACGATCGACTGCGATACGATCAGCGCCGATCTCGAAGCGATCCGGGAGTTCAATCCCCAACGCTTCGAGATGGAGCAGCTGACCGCCGTCGTGCGCGATGACGCGGAGGCCGGCGTCGTGATTGCCTACAGGGACACCTCGGAAGCCGATTTCTGGGTCCGCGGGCACATGCCCGGCATGCCGCTGATGCCCGGCGTAATCATGTGTGAGGCTTCGGCCCAGGCGTGCAGCTACCTCGCCCGCAGCCACAATCTGGTGGGCGACCGCCCGCTGGGTTTCGGCGGGCTGGACGACGTCCGGTTCCGCGGCCCCGTGACGCCGGGCGACCGGCTGGTAATTGTCGCGCAGCGAACCAGGTTCCGTCCCGGCGCGATGGTCGTGTTCCGCTTCCAGTGTTTCGTCGGCACAACGCTGGTCTGCGAGGGCCAGATGCGCGGCGTCCCGCTGCCGAGCATCGCCTAG
- a CDS encoding 50S ribosomal protein bL37 — protein MAKPGRKVKKANHGKRPACSRPRKERRQKVKT, from the coding sequence ATGGCCAAACCTGGTCGCAAAGTGAAGAAAGCCAACCACGGCAAGCGTCCCGCTTGCAGCCGTCCTCGCAAGGAACGTCGCCAGAAGGTGAAGACCTAA
- a CDS encoding PQQ-binding-like beta-propeller repeat protein, which yields MKRLAAVCSLSLASLAYSSAVAQDWPQWRGANRDAKATGFEAPSEWPAELEQRWKVTVGDGVATPSLVGERLYVYAREGGDEVLRCLDASTGDEQWRDALPAAGVGGPASGFAGPRCSPVISGGKVVIMGVEGVISCLDAASGELLWRNDDYRGEVPRFATSSSPLVTAGVCIAQVGSSDQGGMVAFDLATGEKRWEWDGDGPSYASPVLMDIAGQEVVIAPTSRNLVAIDADSGELLREVPYEQGRYNAATPVIVDQLVIYAGPTRGTTAERVTKSGDELTAEPVWKNTDNSLQFNSPVLKDGMLYGLSNLGSLFCVDAESGDTAWTAPLAKPTEPSAQPEAQPAAQQPEQPAEGERGSRRGRRGRRGGGGGYGSVVDAGSVLFALSPAKELVVFNPNAEAFQEVARYKVADSDTYAYPVIAGNRVYIKDADSVILWVIE from the coding sequence ATGAAACGCCTCGCTGCTGTCTGCTCTCTGTCGTTGGCATCGCTAGCCTATTCCTCGGCGGTCGCCCAAGACTGGCCGCAGTGGCGGGGCGCCAACCGCGACGCCAAAGCGACCGGATTCGAGGCCCCCAGCGAGTGGCCCGCCGAGCTCGAGCAGCGGTGGAAGGTGACCGTGGGGGACGGAGTCGCCACGCCGTCGCTGGTGGGCGAGCGGTTGTACGTCTACGCCCGCGAGGGGGGCGACGAGGTGCTCCGCTGCCTGGACGCCAGCACCGGGGACGAGCAGTGGCGCGACGCGCTGCCGGCCGCGGGGGTAGGCGGCCCGGCGTCTGGCTTCGCCGGCCCGCGGTGCTCGCCAGTGATCAGCGGCGGCAAAGTTGTGATCATGGGCGTCGAGGGCGTTATCAGCTGCCTCGACGCGGCTTCGGGCGAGCTGCTCTGGCGGAACGACGACTACCGCGGCGAGGTGCCGCGGTTCGCTACGTCGAGTTCGCCGCTGGTCACCGCCGGCGTCTGCATCGCGCAGGTTGGCAGCAGTGACCAGGGCGGCATGGTGGCGTTCGACCTAGCGACCGGCGAAAAACGCTGGGAGTGGGACGGCGATGGCCCGTCGTACGCCTCGCCGGTGCTAATGGACATCGCTGGCCAAGAAGTCGTCATCGCCCCGACCAGCCGCAACCTGGTGGCAATCGACGCGGACAGCGGCGAGCTGCTGCGAGAGGTTCCCTACGAGCAAGGACGCTACAACGCCGCTACTCCGGTCATCGTCGACCAGCTGGTGATCTACGCCGGCCCGACCCGCGGCACAACCGCCGAGCGGGTGACCAAGTCCGGCGACGAGCTCACCGCCGAGCCCGTCTGGAAGAACACCGACAACTCGCTGCAGTTCAACTCGCCCGTGCTGAAGGACGGCATGCTCTACGGCCTGTCGAACCTCGGCAGCCTGTTCTGCGTCGACGCCGAGTCCGGTGACACCGCCTGGACCGCGCCGCTCGCGAAGCCAACCGAGCCGTCCGCGCAACCAGAGGCCCAGCCAGCAGCTCAGCAACCAGAGCAGCCGGCCGAGGGCGAGCGTGGCAGTCGGCGGGGCCGCCGCGGTCGGCGGGGAGGGGGAGGCGGCTACGGCTCTGTGGTCGACGCCGGAAGCGTGCTGTTTGCCCTCAGCCCTGCCAAGGAGCTTGTGGTTTTCAATCCCAACGCCGAGGCGTTCCAGGAGGTCGCCCGCTACAAGGTCGCCGACTCGGACACCTACGCCTACCCGGTGATCGCCGGCAACCGCGTCTACATCAAGGACGCCGACTCGGTGATCTTGTGGGTGATCGAGTAG